One Bradyrhizobium zhanjiangense DNA segment encodes these proteins:
- a CDS encoding GNAT family N-acetyltransferase has product MAISAPQPLTPAHHLDQFSCGKPSLDRWLKTRALSNQEKGFTAVMVVHEMNRVVGYYGLAPTAIIPSSLPRSIRTGQPPDPVPCLLLGQLATDENWIGKGIGTGLVKHALQRCITAAGLIGGRALIVNAVDADAAAFWTRRGFVASKDDALVLFRSIADIAASLR; this is encoded by the coding sequence TTGGCGATCTCCGCCCCCCAACCGCTGACGCCGGCTCATCATCTCGACCAGTTCTCCTGCGGCAAGCCGTCCCTTGACCGATGGCTCAAAACGCGGGCGCTATCGAACCAGGAGAAAGGCTTTACCGCCGTCATGGTGGTCCACGAGATGAATCGGGTGGTCGGCTACTACGGCCTAGCGCCGACGGCAATCATCCCCTCGTCTCTGCCGCGGTCGATACGGACGGGGCAGCCGCCCGACCCCGTGCCCTGCCTGCTGCTGGGACAGCTTGCGACCGATGAGAATTGGATCGGCAAGGGAATTGGCACCGGCCTGGTCAAGCATGCGCTCCAGCGATGCATCACGGCCGCAGGCCTGATTGGAGGACGCGCGCTGATCGTCAACGCGGTCGATGCCGACGCTGCCGCGTTCTGGACACGGCGAGGATTCGTTGCCTCAAAGGACGATGCGCTCGTTCTCTTCAGATCCATCGCCGACATTGCGGCATCGCTTCGCTAG
- a CDS encoding DUF6494 family protein, which yields MTAELDEDRFNMAIRKFLKHVGVTSQREIENLVRSGAVKGGELKLRMTLSAEGTPLKHVVEETVAL from the coding sequence ATGACCGCCGAGTTAGATGAAGACCGCTTCAATATGGCTATCCGTAAGTTTCTGAAGCATGTCGGAGTTACATCGCAGCGTGAAATCGAGAACCTAGTGCGTAGCGGGGCGGTGAAAGGTGGCGAGCTCAAACTTCGAATGACCCTGTCCGCTGAGGGGACGCCGCTGAAACATGTTGTCGAGGAAACAGTCGCACTCTGA
- a CDS encoding DUF1330 domain-containing protein, which yields MPKAYVIAEHLITEPAVFEEYRVKVGPMIEKYGGHYLTKGGAHQFPEGGHWEPDRVVIIEFPDKQSLDAWYNSPEYQPLIKLRKESTSDLDMLITLEGA from the coding sequence ATGCCGAAGGCTTACGTGATCGCTGAGCACCTCATCACCGAGCCCGCCGTATTCGAGGAGTACCGGGTCAAGGTCGGGCCGATGATCGAAAAATATGGCGGGCATTATCTGACCAAGGGCGGCGCGCATCAATTCCCCGAAGGCGGTCACTGGGAGCCAGACCGCGTGGTGATCATCGAGTTCCCCGACAAGCAATCGCTCGACGCGTGGTACAACTCGCCAGAGTATCAGCCACTCATAAAATTACGCAAAGAGAGCACGAGTGATCTCGATATGCTGATCACGCTTGAGGGCGCGTAG
- a CDS encoding DUF6894 family protein — translation MPRYFFDLRDENELIRDEEGLELSGFPAVQAEAAKSLADMARDAVPTSRLPAPGKRHMAIEVRDGSSPVLQVKFTLEVEPL, via the coding sequence ATGCCACGTTACTTTTTCGATTTGCGCGACGAAAACGAACTGATCCGCGATGAGGAGGGATTGGAACTTTCTGGCTTCCCCGCCGTACAAGCGGAGGCGGCGAAGTCACTTGCCGATATGGCGAGAGATGCGGTGCCCACCTCCCGCCTTCCGGCCCCCGGCAAGCGCCACATGGCGATCGAGGTTCGGGATGGCTCCAGTCCGGTGTTGCAGGTGAAGTTCACCCTTGAGGTCGAGCCGCTATAG
- a CDS encoding outer membrane protein: MHTQCTGETQGSRNQAFPARWFDGLCRALPGAEFLLASLTCINGGGGSAHKCWDLINVGGVPIAPPVSLGCHDATGGTVGGQIGYRWQTAGWVFGVEAQGNWADFKGSNANLAAPDIQSETKIDAFGLFTGQVGYAWNNVLLYVKGGAAVVSDKYRAFDIPTGLTIVSGSETRWGGAVGAGLEFSFAPNWSVGVEYDHLFMGDRDVNFVDAAGAVAATARIGQDVDIGLVRVNYRWGGPVVAKY, translated from the coding sequence ATGCACACGCAATGCACAGGGGAGACACAGGGCAGCCGAAACCAGGCCTTCCCTGCGCGATGGTTTGACGGCCTATGCCGCGCTCTCCCGGGAGCCGAGTTCCTTCTGGCCTCCCTCACCTGCATCAATGGTGGTGGCGGCTCCGCCCATAAGTGCTGGGATCTGATCAATGTCGGTGGCGTGCCCATTGCTCCGCCCGTTTCCTTGGGGTGCCACGATGCAACCGGGGGCACGGTCGGCGGTCAGATCGGCTACCGCTGGCAGACGGCGGGCTGGGTGTTCGGGGTGGAGGCGCAGGGCAACTGGGCTGATTTCAAGGGGTCCAACGCCAACCTCGCCGCCCCGGACATCCAGAGTGAAACCAAGATCGATGCGTTCGGCCTGTTCACAGGTCAAGTTGGCTATGCCTGGAATAACGTGCTGCTCTATGTGAAAGGCGGTGCAGCGGTCGTCAGCGACAAATACAGAGCTTTCGATATTCCGACCGGGCTGACTATCGTCAGCGGAAGCGAAACCCGCTGGGGTGGTGCGGTGGGGGCCGGCCTCGAATTTAGCTTCGCCCCGAACTGGTCCGTCGGCGTTGAATACGACCACCTGTTTATGGGCGATAGAGACGTGAACTTCGTGGACGCTGCGGGCGCTGTTGCTGCAACCGCCCGTATTGGTCAGGACGTCGACATCGGTTTGGTCCGTGTGAACTACCGCTGGGGCGGCCCGGTCGTCGCGAAATACTGA
- a CDS encoding amidohydrolase family protein: MSGLVISGGRVVDPASGMDAIGDVAVVDGKIAAVGSSLGGAERAIDATGLVVAPGFIDLHAHGQSLPADRMQAFDGVTTTLDLEAGVLPVASWYERQARKGRVLNYGAAANWAFARIGAMTGSNAESSLEAFGNAMRDRRWIENVATDAEVAGILERLSRGLNEGGIGIGILNAYAPGAGVQELTAVCQLAAAKDVPTFTHVAFMSRIDPESAAEAYIRLIGYAGATGAHMHICHFNSSSKTDIERCRVLVEKAQAQGLPITVEAYPYGTGSTVLAAAFFSDPEFIERNGTGYDSVQRVTDGHRFRDREELLKAQAEEPSSLVLWHILDTENNAHHRDLLDMSVLYPGGAIASDAMPWTLPDGSTYTGDAWPLPNDATSHPRSAGCFTKFIREWVRERKAVSLLEGVRKCALIPAEILSQSTPAMRAKGRLAKDADADIVVFDYEKLSDRATFTAMNRPSEGVRHLIVSGQVLISDGVLDVAARPGRPVRRPVVGS, encoded by the coding sequence ATGAGCGGCTTGGTGATCTCTGGCGGCCGGGTGGTGGATCCCGCCAGCGGAATGGACGCCATCGGCGATGTGGCGGTGGTGGACGGCAAGATCGCCGCAGTCGGCTCCTCGCTCGGCGGCGCCGAGCGGGCGATCGACGCCACCGGCCTTGTGGTCGCGCCCGGCTTCATCGATCTGCACGCGCATGGCCAGTCGCTCCCGGCCGACCGCATGCAGGCGTTCGACGGCGTGACGACGACGCTCGATCTCGAGGCCGGGGTGCTGCCGGTCGCATCCTGGTATGAGCGCCAGGCCAGGAAGGGACGCGTGCTGAACTATGGCGCCGCCGCCAACTGGGCGTTTGCGCGCATCGGCGCGATGACGGGCTCCAATGCGGAGAGTTCGCTGGAAGCGTTCGGCAATGCCATGCGCGACCGCCGCTGGATCGAGAACGTCGCGACCGATGCGGAGGTCGCCGGCATCCTCGAGCGCCTTTCGCGTGGCCTCAACGAAGGCGGCATCGGCATCGGCATTTTGAACGCCTACGCTCCGGGCGCCGGCGTGCAGGAGCTGACCGCGGTCTGCCAGCTCGCCGCCGCAAAGGACGTGCCGACCTTCACCCACGTCGCCTTCATGTCGCGCATCGACCCTGAGAGCGCGGCGGAAGCCTATATCCGCCTGATCGGCTATGCCGGCGCCACCGGCGCGCATATGCACATCTGCCATTTCAATTCGTCGAGCAAGACCGACATCGAGCGCTGCCGCGTGCTGGTCGAGAAGGCGCAGGCGCAGGGCCTGCCGATCACGGTCGAGGCTTATCCTTACGGCACCGGCTCGACCGTGCTGGCCGCCGCCTTCTTCAGCGATCCCGAATTCATCGAGCGCAACGGCACCGGCTACGATTCGGTGCAGCGGGTGACCGACGGCCATCGCTTCCGCGACCGCGAGGAGCTGCTCAAGGCGCAGGCCGAAGAGCCGTCCTCGCTGGTGCTCTGGCACATCCTCGACACCGAGAACAATGCGCATCACCGCGACCTGCTCGACATGTCGGTGCTCTATCCCGGCGGTGCGATCGCGTCCGACGCGATGCCGTGGACGCTGCCCGACGGCTCGACCTACACCGGCGATGCCTGGCCGTTGCCGAATGACGCCACCTCGCACCCGCGCTCGGCGGGCTGCTTCACAAAGTTCATCCGCGAATGGGTGCGCGAGCGCAAGGCCGTGTCACTGCTCGAAGGCGTGCGCAAATGCGCGCTGATTCCCGCGGAGATCTTGTCGCAGAGCACGCCCGCGATGCGCGCCAAAGGCAGGCTCGCGAAGGACGCGGACGCCGACATCGTCGTGTTCGACTACGAGAAGCTGTCGGATCGCGCGACCTTCACAGCGATGAACCGTCCCTCCGAGGGCGTGCGGCATCTAATCGTCAGCGGCCAGGTGCTGATCAGTGACGGCGTGCTTGATGTGGCGGCGCGGCCGGGCCGCCCCGTGCGCCGGCCCGTCGTCGGGAGCTGA
- a CDS encoding CobW family GTP-binding protein → MPVPILLVTGFLGAGKTTVVNHLLAHADGRRIAAVVNDFGAINIDAELIAGASDGVVSLANGCICCSLEGDLLRTLSTLLRRDPKPDYIVIETSGVADPADIVRNLMDPVILREAPLETVLCVLDATAPPAALEDALQRSQLRVADIVALSKLDLANEGAGLRMREAIRAQRVPAVVVDAYHGEIPAALLFPANVDRAPAPREVAPRRPAEERFETLSWTSDQPISLPRLQQAIGQLAPKLARAKGLFESVEQPGRQVVFQFAAGRATLAPADAPAPGSARTRIVFIAELGVLSKAELDEIMEACVGS, encoded by the coding sequence ATGCCGGTCCCCATCCTCCTGGTGACGGGCTTTCTGGGGGCGGGCAAGACCACGGTCGTGAATCATCTGCTGGCGCACGCAGACGGGCGACGCATCGCCGCCGTGGTCAACGATTTCGGCGCGATCAATATCGATGCGGAGCTGATCGCCGGTGCTAGCGACGGCGTGGTCAGCCTCGCCAATGGCTGCATCTGCTGCTCGCTCGAAGGCGATCTCTTGCGCACGCTCTCGACGCTGCTGCGGCGTGATCCGAAGCCGGACTACATCGTCATCGAAACCAGCGGCGTCGCCGATCCCGCCGACATCGTGCGCAATCTCATGGACCCGGTGATCCTGCGCGAAGCGCCGCTCGAAACCGTGCTCTGCGTGCTGGATGCGACGGCGCCGCCGGCGGCCCTGGAGGATGCGCTCCAGCGGTCGCAGCTGCGGGTCGCCGATATCGTGGCGCTGAGCAAGCTGGATCTGGCGAATGAGGGCGCGGGGCTACGGATGCGCGAGGCGATCCGCGCCCAGCGCGTCCCTGCCGTGGTGGTCGATGCATACCACGGCGAGATTCCTGCCGCGTTGCTGTTTCCCGCGAATGTCGACCGCGCGCCCGCCCCGCGCGAGGTGGCGCCGCGACGGCCGGCGGAAGAGCGCTTCGAGACGCTGAGCTGGACATCGGACCAGCCCATCTCGTTGCCGCGTTTGCAGCAGGCCATCGGCCAGCTCGCACCAAAACTGGCGCGCGCCAAAGGCCTGTTCGAGAGCGTCGAGCAGCCCGGCCGCCAGGTGGTGTTTCAGTTTGCCGCCGGCCGCGCCACTCTGGCGCCGGCCGATGCGCCGGCGCCGGGCTCGGCGCGGACGCGGATCGTCTTCATCGCCGAGCTCGGCGTGCTCTCCAAGGCGGAGCTCGATGAAATCATGGAGGCGTGCGTTGGGAGCTGA
- a CDS encoding tautomerase family protein — protein sequence MPLLHISMRAGKPEAYRQAILDGLYRAMREALNVPEGDQFMTISELEPANFRCGNAYGVERSDDAVLIQITVFASRTAEQKAALYRRIADVLGENPGIRPEDVFVNVLDAPKENWSVGNGIAQFA from the coding sequence ATGCCTCTGCTCCACATCTCGATGCGCGCCGGCAAGCCGGAAGCCTACCGGCAGGCGATCCTCGACGGCCTCTACCGCGCCATGCGCGAGGCGCTGAACGTGCCCGAGGGCGACCAATTCATGACCATCAGTGAGCTCGAGCCCGCGAACTTCCGCTGCGGCAACGCCTACGGCGTCGAGCGCAGCGACGATGCCGTGCTGATCCAGATCACGGTGTTCGCCTCGCGCACCGCCGAGCAGAAGGCGGCACTGTATCGCCGGATCGCGGACGTGCTCGGCGAAAATCCCGGCATCCGCCCCGAGGACGTCTTCGTGAACGTGCTCGATGCGCCCAAGGAGAACTGGTCCGTCGGAAACGGAATCGCGCAGTTTGCGTGA
- a CDS encoding TetR/AcrR family transcriptional regulator — MRPREFNHDDVLRIAFDQFWRKGVRGTSLSDIARDAGVQRGSLYNAFGSKEALFLQAYEHYSGDYLVALQKALGAGSLRKSLTAFFDLTISNFRSGSPPRGCPTTRGLMELGAAEGEGLDEEARQAFASLVSRITALVQDTLLAGAERGEFSGNPAAAALHIVTMTRGLAVLERAFGDEPQLRKIAAHTIDLVLGKKGG, encoded by the coding sequence TTGAGACCGCGCGAGTTCAACCACGACGATGTCCTGCGCATCGCGTTCGACCAGTTCTGGCGCAAGGGTGTGCGCGGCACGTCGCTGTCGGACATCGCGCGTGACGCCGGCGTCCAGCGCGGCAGCCTCTACAATGCGTTCGGCAGCAAGGAGGCGCTGTTCCTCCAGGCCTATGAGCACTATTCGGGCGATTATCTCGTCGCCCTGCAAAAGGCGCTCGGCGCGGGCTCATTGCGCAAAAGCCTCACCGCGTTCTTCGACCTGACCATCAGCAATTTCCGCTCGGGCTCTCCGCCGCGGGGATGTCCGACCACGCGTGGCTTGATGGAGCTCGGCGCGGCCGAAGGCGAAGGGCTGGATGAAGAGGCGCGTCAGGCTTTTGCAAGCCTTGTCTCGCGCATCACTGCTCTGGTCCAGGACACGTTGTTGGCCGGCGCCGAACGTGGCGAGTTCAGTGGCAACCCCGCCGCCGCAGCCCTACACATCGTCACGATGACGCGTGGACTCGCCGTGCTCGAACGCGCGTTCGGCGACGAGCCGCAATTGCGCAAGATCGCCGCCCACACGATCGACCTCGTGCTGGGCAAGAAGGGCGGCTAA
- a CDS encoding methyl-accepting chemotaxis protein, with protein MIFSRISFKLVLIVGISLLGMVVLAPIALSTLRAQMIADRQAKTQHMVDVGYGILAHYQKLESEGKLSRAQAQAGAMAEIKSLRYDKVEYFWINDMAPKMVMHPIKPELDGKDLSGMKDPAGNALFMGFVDVVNKQGAGFYGYLWPKPGFDQPVGKISYVKGFAPWGWIIGTGIYLDDVDAAFRQNAMTFGYISLAVLILVLGASFLIGRSVTRPLARITALTERLAAGDSAFDVPHTDRRDEVGGLAKALAVFKDNASAVSRMHAEQQELKQKADDEKRRAMADLAGKFEASVQAVVRDVFNEARAMQQAAQGMSETANKATNRASFVATACQQASSNVQTVASAAGELSSSITEISQRVAQAASVADKAAADGQRTNDTVQGLAAAAHKIGEVIDLINQIASQTNLLALNATIEAARAGEAGKGFAVVASEVKSLASQTAKATDEIGAQITAIQAETNEVVGNIESIRATIMEVNEISSSIAAAVEEQGAATQAIARNVQEAASGTDQVSQNISGVTDATAETGQAAGLVLQSSGRLTQKLQSLEYEVGAFVAGVRAA; from the coding sequence ATGATTTTCTCCCGCATCAGTTTCAAGCTGGTCCTGATTGTCGGCATCAGCCTCCTCGGCATGGTCGTGCTGGCGCCGATCGCGCTGTCGACCCTGCGCGCGCAGATGATCGCCGACCGCCAGGCCAAGACGCAGCACATGGTCGACGTCGGCTACGGCATCCTGGCGCACTACCAGAAGCTCGAGAGCGAAGGAAAACTCTCGCGCGCGCAGGCTCAGGCCGGTGCAATGGCTGAAATCAAGAGCCTGCGCTACGACAAGGTCGAGTATTTCTGGATCAACGACATGGCCCCCAAAATGGTCATGCACCCGATCAAGCCCGAACTCGACGGCAAGGACCTCTCCGGGATGAAGGACCCCGCCGGCAATGCGCTGTTCATGGGCTTCGTTGACGTCGTCAACAAGCAGGGCGCGGGCTTCTACGGCTACCTCTGGCCGAAGCCCGGTTTCGATCAGCCGGTCGGGAAAATCTCGTATGTGAAGGGCTTTGCGCCCTGGGGCTGGATCATCGGCACCGGCATCTATCTCGACGACGTCGACGCTGCCTTCCGCCAGAATGCGATGACGTTCGGCTATATAAGCCTTGCTGTGCTGATCCTGGTTCTCGGCGCCTCCTTCCTGATCGGGCGAAGCGTCACCCGGCCGCTGGCCAGGATCACCGCGCTGACCGAGCGCCTCGCCGCCGGCGATAGCGCGTTCGACGTGCCCCACACCGATCGCCGCGACGAGGTTGGCGGGCTCGCCAAGGCGCTCGCGGTGTTCAAGGACAATGCGTCGGCGGTCAGCCGGATGCATGCCGAGCAGCAGGAGCTGAAGCAGAAGGCCGACGACGAGAAGCGCAGGGCGATGGCCGATCTCGCCGGCAAGTTCGAGGCAAGCGTTCAGGCCGTCGTCCGCGACGTCTTCAACGAGGCGCGCGCGATGCAGCAGGCCGCGCAGGGCATGTCGGAGACCGCGAACAAGGCGACCAACCGCGCGAGCTTCGTCGCCACCGCCTGCCAGCAGGCATCGAGCAACGTGCAGACGGTCGCCTCAGCCGCCGGCGAGCTGTCGTCCTCGATCACCGAAATCAGCCAGCGCGTGGCGCAGGCGGCCAGCGTGGCGGACAAGGCCGCCGCCGACGGTCAGCGCACCAACGACACCGTGCAGGGGCTGGCCGCGGCCGCGCACAAGATCGGCGAGGTCATCGATCTCATCAACCAGATCGCCTCGCAGACCAATTTGCTCGCGCTCAACGCCACCATCGAGGCGGCGCGGGCCGGCGAAGCCGGCAAGGGCTTTGCGGTGGTCGCGAGCGAAGTGAAATCGCTGGCGAGCCAGACCGCGAAGGCGACCGACGAGATCGGTGCGCAGATCACCGCGATCCAGGCCGAGACCAACGAGGTCGTCGGCAACATCGAGAGCATCCGTGCCACCATCATGGAGGTCAACGAGATCTCCTCGTCGATCGCCGCCGCGGTCGAGGAGCAGGGCGCCGCGACCCAGGCGATCGCGCGCAACGTGCAGGAGGCGGCCTCCGGCACGGATCAGGTCTCGCAGAACATCTCCGGCGTCACCGATGCCACGGCCGAAACCGGCCAGGCCGCCGGCCTCGTGCTGCAATCGAGCGGCCGGCTGACGCAGAAGCTGCAATCGCTCGAATACGAGGTCGGCGCCTTCGTTGCGGGCGTGCGGGCGGCCTGA
- a CDS encoding acetyl-CoA carboxylase family protein gives MSFKKLLIANRGEIAIRIARAAADAGIATVAIHPADDALALHVRVADEAVEIPGRGARAYLDIDAVVKAAESAGCDAVHPGYGFLSENAAFAKACSDAGIVFVGPKPAALELFGDKVAARQLAKRCGVPIIAGTSGPSSLEEIAAFFTSLGGKAAIVIKAMAGGGGRGMRVVENASDLAEAYARCQSEAKAAFGFDGVYAERLIRQARHIEVQIIGDRHGAISHLWERECTIQRRHQKLVEVAPSPSLSDGLRGRIIEAAKQLAAAASYDNLGTFEFLVDGSADDSFAFIEANPRLQVEHTVTEAVLGLDLVRAQLAVAAGATLASIGFAQGDIPKPRGHAMQLRVNMETLDETGATHPTGGVLAVFEPPSGPGVRVDSFGYAGYKTSAAFDSLLAKVIVHTPSAAWHDVVAKASRVLREFRIDGVVTNIAFLQAVLAHPDFRTNHIATDFIDRNIEKLVEAADGAAKPLYFAATERSSAHGSEAHVAQVVPEGAVMIAAPLQGTIVTIQVKEGEIVRPGQQLAVIESMKMEHLVMAEQGGRVMKLVAGDGVTLLHGEPILYLEPLDVAADSAAAEADIDLDHIRPDLAELIARQANTLDENRPASVERRRNTNQRTARENVAQLVDEGSFMEYGSLAIAAQRRRRKLDDLIKNTPADGLVMGVATVNAEKFGAEGGRCIVVAYDYTVLAGTQGHMNHKKIDRMLTLAEDWRVPLVFYAEGGGGRPGDTDRLGMTGLDGPSFVQFARLSGLVPVVGVVSGYCFAGNAAMLGCCDVIIATKNASIGMGGPAMIEGGGLGVYHPAEVGPVSFQSPNGVIDILVEDEEEATRVAQKYLSYFQGAVSEWKAADQRLLRRAIPENRLRVYDIRSVIDLVADKDSVLELRRDYGVGMITALIRIEGKPFGLIANNPRHLGGAIDADAGDKAARFLQLCDAFDLPVVSLCDTPGFMVGPEAEKTAIVRHISRMFVTGASLTVPLFGIVLRKGYGLGAQSMIGGGFHASFFTAAWPTGEFGGMGLEGYVRLGFRKEMEAIADPEERETYYRNKVAELYANGKAVSIASVFEIDNVIDPAETRRWIMAGLRSVPQPPARTGKKRPCIDTW, from the coding sequence ATGTCGTTCAAGAAGCTCCTGATCGCCAATCGCGGCGAGATCGCCATCCGCATCGCGCGCGCGGCGGCCGACGCCGGCATCGCGACGGTTGCGATCCATCCCGCCGACGATGCGCTGGCGCTGCATGTGCGTGTTGCCGACGAGGCGGTCGAAATTCCCGGCCGCGGTGCGCGGGCCTATCTCGACATCGACGCGGTGGTGAAGGCGGCGGAATCCGCCGGTTGCGATGCCGTGCATCCCGGCTACGGCTTCCTCAGCGAGAACGCCGCGTTCGCCAAGGCTTGCAGTGATGCCGGTATCGTTTTCGTCGGGCCGAAACCTGCGGCGCTGGAATTGTTCGGCGACAAGGTCGCTGCGCGGCAACTGGCAAAGCGCTGCGGCGTCCCCATCATCGCCGGCACCAGCGGGCCGTCCTCGCTGGAGGAGATCGCCGCGTTCTTCACCTCGCTCGGCGGCAAGGCGGCGATCGTGATCAAGGCGATGGCTGGCGGTGGCGGCCGCGGCATGCGCGTGGTGGAGAACGCGTCCGATCTTGCGGAAGCCTATGCGCGCTGCCAGTCCGAGGCCAAGGCGGCGTTCGGCTTCGACGGCGTCTATGCCGAGCGGCTGATCCGGCAGGCGCGCCATATCGAGGTGCAGATCATCGGCGACCGCCACGGCGCGATCTCCCATCTCTGGGAACGCGAATGTACCATCCAGCGTCGGCACCAGAAGCTGGTCGAGGTGGCGCCGAGCCCGTCGCTGAGCGATGGCTTGCGCGGCCGCATCATCGAGGCGGCGAAGCAGCTCGCCGCGGCCGCCTCTTACGACAATCTCGGCACGTTCGAGTTCCTGGTCGATGGCAGCGCCGACGACAGTTTTGCCTTCATCGAGGCCAATCCGCGGCTTCAGGTCGAGCACACCGTCACCGAAGCGGTGCTCGGCCTCGACCTTGTTCGCGCCCAGCTCGCGGTCGCCGCAGGTGCGACACTCGCCTCGATCGGCTTTGCGCAGGGCGATATTCCGAAGCCGCGCGGCCATGCTATGCAGCTTCGTGTCAACATGGAGACGCTGGACGAAACGGGGGCGACGCATCCGACCGGTGGTGTGCTCGCCGTGTTCGAGCCGCCGTCAGGACCCGGCGTTCGCGTCGATAGCTTTGGCTATGCCGGCTATAAGACCAGCGCGGCGTTCGACTCGCTGCTGGCCAAGGTCATTGTGCACACGCCGAGCGCGGCCTGGCACGACGTGGTCGCAAAAGCTTCGCGCGTCCTGCGCGAGTTCCGGATCGACGGAGTCGTCACCAACATCGCCTTCCTCCAGGCCGTGCTGGCGCATCCCGATTTCAGGACCAACCACATCGCGACCGATTTCATCGATCGCAACATCGAAAAGCTCGTCGAAGCCGCCGATGGCGCCGCCAAGCCGCTCTATTTTGCTGCAACCGAGCGAAGCAGTGCTCACGGCAGCGAGGCGCATGTCGCGCAAGTCGTGCCTGAAGGTGCGGTGATGATCGCGGCGCCCTTGCAGGGAACCATCGTCACCATCCAGGTGAAGGAGGGCGAGATCGTCCGCCCCGGCCAGCAGCTTGCCGTGATCGAGTCCATGAAGATGGAGCATCTGGTCATGGCCGAACAGGGCGGCCGCGTCATGAAGCTCGTTGCCGGCGACGGCGTCACGCTGCTGCATGGCGAGCCGATCCTGTACCTGGAGCCGCTCGACGTCGCAGCTGACAGCGCGGCGGCGGAAGCCGATATCGATCTCGATCACATTCGCCCCGATCTCGCCGAGCTGATCGCGCGCCAGGCCAATACGCTCGACGAGAACCGCCCGGCCTCGGTCGAGCGCCGCCGCAACACCAACCAGCGCACCGCGCGAGAGAACGTCGCGCAGCTCGTCGACGAAGGCTCGTTCATGGAGTACGGCAGCCTTGCGATCGCGGCGCAGCGCCGCCGGCGCAAGCTGGACGACCTCATCAAGAACACGCCGGCCGACGGCCTCGTCATGGGCGTTGCGACCGTCAACGCCGAAAAGTTCGGCGCCGAAGGCGGGCGCTGCATCGTCGTGGCCTACGACTACACCGTGCTCGCGGGCACGCAAGGCCACATGAACCACAAGAAGATCGACCGCATGCTGACGCTGGCGGAAGACTGGCGTGTGCCCTTGGTGTTTTACGCCGAGGGCGGCGGGGGCCGGCCCGGCGATACGGACCGGCTCGGCATGACCGGCCTCGACGGCCCGTCCTTCGTGCAGTTCGCAAGGCTGTCCGGCCTCGTGCCTGTCGTCGGCGTCGTTTCCGGCTATTGCTTCGCCGGCAATGCCGCGATGCTCGGCTGCTGCGACGTCATCATCGCCACCAAGAACGCCTCGATCGGCATGGGCGGCCCCGCCATGATCGAGGGCGGCGGGCTCGGCGTCTATCATCCGGCCGAGGTCGGTCCGGTCTCGTTCCAGTCGCCGAACGGCGTCATCGACATCCTGGTCGAGGACGAGGAAGAGGCGACGCGCGTCGCGCAAAAATATCTGTCTTATTTCCAGGGCGCGGTGTCGGAGTGGAAGGCTGCCGACCAGCGCCTGCTCCGCCGCGCGATCCCTGAGAACCGTCTTCGCGTCTACGACATCCGCAGCGTGATCGATCTCGTCGCCGACAAGGACTCCGTGCTGGAGCTGCGCCGCGACTACGGCGTCGGCATGATCACCGCGCTGATCCGCATCGAGGGCAAGCCGTTCGGCCTGATCGCCAACAATCCGCGCCATCTCGGTGGCGCGATCGATGCCGACGCCGGCGACAAGGCCGCGCGCTTTCTCCAGCTCTGCGACGCCTTCGACTTACCCGTCGTCTCGCTCTGCGACACGCCTGGCTTCATGGTCGGGCCGGAAGCGGAGAAGACCGCGATCGTGCGTCACATCTCACGCATGTTCGTGACGGGCGCGAGCCTCACCGTGCCGCTGTTCGGCATCGTGCTGCGCAAAGGCTACGGGCTCGGGGCGCAGTCGATGATCGGCGGCGGCTTCCACGCCTCGTTCTTCACCGCGGCCTGGCCGACCGGCGAGTTCGGTGGCATGGGGCTGGAGGGCTATGTCCGCCTCGGCTTCCGCAAGGAGATGGAGGCGATCGCCGATCCGGAGGAGCGTGAGACCTACTACCGCAACAAGGTCGCCGAGCTCTATGCCAACGGCAAGGCGGTCTCGATCGCCTCGGTGTTCGAGATCGACAACGTCATCGACCCCGCCGAGACGCGGCGCTGGATCATGGCGGGCCTGCGCTCGGTGCCGCAGCCGCCGGCGCGAACGGGCAAGAAGCGGCCGTGCATCGATACGTGGTGA